The following is a genomic window from Brachionichthys hirsutus isolate HB-005 unplaced genomic scaffold, CSIRO-AGI_Bhir_v1 contig_238, whole genome shotgun sequence.
aaagctttgccacaagtcttacaaatgaaaggcttcactccagtgtggattctcatgtgacttttcaaatgttgattttgtgtaaaagctttgccacaagtcttacaaatgaaaggcttcactccagtgtggattctcatgtgagttttcaaatgttgattttgtgtaaaagctttgccacaagtcttacaaatgaaaggcttatctccagtgtggattctcatgtgagttttcaaatgttgattttgtgtaaaagctttgccacaagtcttacaaatgaaaggctcatctccagtgtggattctcatgtgacttttcaaacTGCCATTTCCTgaaaaagctttgccacaagtcttacaaatgtaaggcttcactccagtgtggattctcatgtgacttttcaaactgccattttctgaaaaagctttgccacatgttttacaaatgtaaggcttcactccagtgtggattctcatgtgacttttcaaactgccattttgtgtaaaagctttgccacatgttttacaaatgaaaggctcaTCTCCAgcgtggattctcatgtgacttttcaaatTATGATTtcgtgtaaaagctttgccacaagtcttacaaatgaaaggctcatctccagtgtggattctcatgtgagttttcaaattttgattttgtgtaaaagcttttccacatgcttcacaaatgtaaggcttctctccagtgtggactctcatgtggactttaaggcgactgttttttgtgtgacacTTGCTACATACTCCGCAAACAAATGACTTCTTACTGGCGTTATCGTTTCCCTGGGTTTGGAACTGTTGCTCAATCTCACCATCTTGTCTGCTTGTTCCACCTCTTTCATCATGGCTGGCAGATAcatgagagctgttagagatcagcaggtcaaagtctgctgctcctaccacagagattataaccggcatgctgacaGCGGACTCGGTCTgcgctgcaccatcttcagctttcatgcACAGAGTCTGAACgtcactctggtcattttcctcgTGAGTCGGATCCACCGTGACGACAtgagtctcctgcttcagtacaAGAGGCTCTCCCTCCggactggtgaggagttcctctggttcctccttcgggtgaggaagctctgggtcctcttgctttatactggacttcacctcctggttccagagctgctggtcaacaggagcctccacctcctcctccttacagacatgaggctgtgggcgatctggagggacaacaaaCGGAGTATGACGCTACTGCGATGCCACAAACGTAGACTCATAAAGAAATGAGTCACAGCGTGATAATAAAATATGGACTAAATGATCGTAAAAACTTCCGTTTCATTGCTTGAAAATGGCGTTTCGTGTACCTATCCTGTGTAACTTCAACTCGGGTTGCAGGCGGAGATCCATCTGACGATTTCTGTCTTCTTTGTTTCTGACGACAGTTTTCGCTAAATATCCTCGTCAGCAGCTGTTAGTCTGTTTTTAGCAAAATCTCTCAAAGAGTCAAacgaagacattttatttaactgaaCTAAATACCAGAGAGCCGAATATAATGCCGACTTTCACCGACTTTACTCACTTGAAAATGGCGGCGCTACTAAAATTatttgttgacttccggttgttgtccccccccaaaaaacctccGACTAGGAATTCGTCCAAACTTTTTTTGTCCCTTCCGCTTTCGCTGATtgaatggattcaaaaatgtcCTGTTTCACATCAACAGAAAGAGGACACCGACTTCCACTTATTCCAgtgactaaaaaaaaatcacaacacatCCAACCACAGAAAACTCAAccggagaaaataaacattatatttatataccacGTACTGTGAAAGGTGACCGAGGGggagctggagcctgtcccagctgacccAGAGtgggaggcagggtacaccctgaacgAGCCGACAATTCATGGCAGGACATATACAAAAATCAGGAAAAAcctcaataattatttttaattagtgTTAACTTTAtaaaatacacaacaacaaTTATAAAACAAAGACCTGGGAAGTTACACAGACATGTATGCGTGTGTTATTTTGCATTCTCAGGAAGCTTTGTGGTTTTAACCAAGTTAATACTGTCACCTTGTGGACTTCATAAACTCTGCAAGCCATTCTTTGttcaaaatgtcttcaattGGACCAAAGTTGGTTCTTAAAATAAAGGCCTAACTAGACAGGCAGTAGCAGCTGCAGTAAatatctgtgtgtttatatcCAGTAAATATCTGTGTGCTTATATCCAGTAAatatctgtgtgtttatatcCAGTAAatatctgtgtgtttatatccagtaaatatgtgtgtgtttataacaGGCCCGCGGCATCACGCATGCTCACTTACTGACATGGCTTCCGAGCAGAGCAAACAGAACAAACCCATCAAGGTTACAGCTATTGCTTT
Proteins encoded in this region:
- the LOC137917530 gene encoding zinc finger protein 383-like produces the protein MKAEDGAAQTESAVSMPVIISVVGAADFDLLISNSSHVSASHDERGGTSRQDGEIEQQFQTQGNDNASKKSFVCGVCSKCHTKNSRLKVHMRVHTGEKPYICEACGKAFTQNQNLKTHMRIHTGDEPFICKTCGKAFTRNHNLKSHMRIHAGDEPFICKTCGKAFTQNGSLKSHMRIHTGVKPYICKTCGKAFSENGSLKSHMRIHTGVKPYICKTCGKAFSGNGSLKSHMRIHTGDEPFICKTCGKAFTQNQHLKTHMRIHTGDKPFICKTCGKAFTQNQHLKTHMRIHTGVKPFICKTCGKAFTQNQHLKSHMRIHTGVKPFICKTC